One Pseudomonas muyukensis DNA segment encodes these proteins:
- a CDS encoding TetR/AcrR family transcriptional regulator yields MAPRMKTRERIVQNSLELFNQQGERSVSTNHIAAHMEISPGNLYYHFPNKQAIIALLFSQYEELVDSFLRPPQGRVATVEDKRFYLKALLAAMWNYRFLHRDLEHLLDSDPELAARYRRFSRRCLQQGQAIYRGFVEAGILAMEAAQIESLTINAWIVLTSWVRFLSTTREHSAHLGEEAFKRGVYQVLVLELGFVTPASRGAVDALCDEFHVPFNQALEH; encoded by the coding sequence ATGGCCCCGCGCATGAAGACCCGAGAGCGCATCGTGCAGAACAGCCTGGAGCTGTTCAACCAGCAGGGCGAGCGCAGTGTCAGTACCAACCACATTGCCGCGCACATGGAAATTTCGCCCGGCAACCTGTACTACCACTTCCCCAACAAGCAGGCGATCATCGCCTTGCTGTTCAGCCAGTACGAAGAGCTGGTCGACAGTTTTTTGCGCCCGCCCCAGGGCCGCGTCGCCACCGTCGAGGACAAGCGTTTCTACCTCAAGGCGCTGCTGGCGGCGATGTGGAACTACCGTTTCCTGCACCGCGACCTCGAGCACCTGCTCGACAGCGACCCAGAGCTGGCCGCCCGCTACCGGCGCTTCTCGCGGCGCTGCCTGCAGCAGGGCCAGGCGATCTACCGTGGTTTCGTCGAGGCCGGGATCCTGGCCATGGAGGCTGCGCAGATCGAATCGCTGACCATCAATGCCTGGATCGTGCTGACCTCCTGGGTGCGTTTTCTCAGCACCACCCGCGAGCATAGCGCGCACCTGGGCGAGGAAGCGTTCAAACGCGGCGTGTACCAGGTGCTGGTGCTGGAGCTGGGGTTTGTCACCCCGGCCTCGCGCGGTGCGGTGGATGCCCTGTGCGACGAGTTCCACGTTCCCTTCAACCAGGCCCTGGAGCACTAG
- a CDS encoding sulfurtransferase encodes MPLAQLITPQQLAERLDAPGLVILDCRFALEDVDYGQRSYAQGHIAGAHFADLERDLSGPVVKGRTGRHPLPDPHRLVERLREWGLDDDSQVVLYDDGPGAYAARAWWLLAWLGKRSAVFILDGGLKAWHAAHLPLSLDPPPRREGTFSGEPDMKLLVDAEHLAKRLGDPALTLIDARGLPRFRGEVEPIDPVAGHIPGAQCAAFTDNLGADGRFLPAVQLKQRFAEKLGDRSPEQLVAYCGSGVTACHNLFALALAGYPLGRLYAGSWSEWINEPQHPVATGD; translated from the coding sequence ATGCCCCTTGCGCAACTGATCACCCCGCAGCAACTGGCCGAGCGCCTGGACGCGCCCGGCCTGGTGATCCTCGATTGTCGCTTTGCCCTGGAAGATGTCGACTACGGCCAACGCAGCTATGCCCAAGGGCATATCGCCGGGGCGCACTTCGCCGACCTGGAACGCGACCTGAGCGGGCCGGTGGTCAAGGGCCGCACCGGGCGGCACCCGTTGCCAGACCCGCACCGGCTGGTCGAGCGCCTGCGCGAGTGGGGGCTGGACGACGACAGCCAGGTGGTGCTCTACGACGACGGCCCAGGGGCTTATGCCGCCCGTGCCTGGTGGTTGCTGGCCTGGTTGGGCAAGCGCAGCGCGGTGTTCATCCTCGATGGCGGGCTCAAGGCCTGGCATGCCGCGCACCTGCCGCTGAGCCTCGACCCGCCGCCACGGCGCGAGGGCACGTTCAGCGGTGAGCCAGACATGAAACTGTTGGTCGACGCCGAGCACCTGGCCAAGCGCCTGGGCGACCCGGCGCTGACCTTGATCGATGCCCGCGGGCTGCCGCGTTTTCGTGGCGAGGTGGAGCCAATCGACCCGGTGGCTGGGCATATTCCGGGGGCGCAGTGCGCGGCGTTTACCGACAACCTCGGTGCCGACGGGCGCTTCCTGCCGGCCGTGCAACTCAAGCAGCGTTTTGCCGAAAAACTGGGCGATCGCTCGCCGGAGCAGCTGGTGGCCTACTGCGGCTCGGGCGTGACCGCTTGCCACAACCTGTTCGCCCTGGCGCTGGCGGGCTATCCGTTGGGGCGGCTGTACGCAGGTTCCTGGAGCGAGTGGATCAATGAGCCGCAACACCCCGTGGCGACCGGCGACTGA
- a CDS encoding hydrolase encodes MSSLSATFRPATGLSNPHLQTLWGPLWRKLPDLPRQRERLWLADGDFLDLDWHGPHRPDAPLVLVLHGLTGSSHSPYVKGLQQALQAHGWASVALNWRGCSGEPNLLPRSYHSGASEDLAETLRHLRAQRPLAPLYAVGYSLGGNVLLKYLGESGSASLLEAAVAVSVPFRLDQCADRIGQGFSKVYQAHFMREMRGYVHNKQRLFRDQGHHEGLAALERLGSLRNLRTFWDFDGRVTAPLNGFNDAHDYYRRASSRYYLGENRTPTLIIHASDDPFVFGHSLPSANELATGTQFELHSRGGHVGFVDGSLRNPGYYLERRIPQWLLQGR; translated from the coding sequence ATGTCCAGCCTCAGCGCCACCTTCCGCCCGGCCACCGGCCTGTCCAACCCCCACCTGCAAACCTTGTGGGGGCCACTGTGGCGCAAACTCCCCGACCTGCCACGCCAACGCGAACGCCTGTGGCTGGCTGACGGCGACTTCCTCGACCTCGACTGGCACGGCCCGCACCGGCCTGACGCACCGCTGGTGCTGGTACTGCACGGCCTGACCGGCTCATCCCACTCGCCCTACGTCAAAGGCTTGCAGCAAGCGCTGCAGGCGCACGGCTGGGCCAGCGTCGCGCTGAACTGGCGCGGGTGCTCGGGCGAGCCCAACCTGCTGCCACGCAGCTACCACTCCGGCGCCAGCGAAGACCTGGCCGAGACCCTCCGGCACCTGCGCGCCCAGCGACCGCTGGCGCCGCTGTATGCAGTGGGTTACTCGCTGGGCGGCAACGTACTGCTCAAGTACCTGGGGGAAAGTGGCTCGGCCAGCTTGCTGGAGGCGGCGGTGGCAGTGTCGGTGCCGTTTCGCCTGGACCAGTGCGCCGACCGCATCGGCCAGGGTTTCTCGAAGGTCTACCAGGCGCATTTCATGCGCGAGATGCGTGGCTACGTGCACAACAAGCAGCGGCTTTTTCGCGACCAGGGCCACCACGAAGGGCTGGCCGCGCTCGAACGCCTTGGCTCGCTGCGCAACCTGCGCACGTTCTGGGATTTCGACGGGCGAGTCACTGCGCCGCTCAATGGTTTCAACGACGCCCACGATTACTACCGGCGGGCCTCAAGCCGCTATTACCTGGGCGAAAACCGCACGCCGACGCTGATCATCCACGCCAGCGACGATCCATTCGTGTTCGGCCACAGCCTGCCGAGTGCCAATGAGCTGGCCACAGGGACGCAGTTCGAACTGCACAGCCGGGGTGGCCACGTTGGCTTCGTGGACGGCAGCCTGCGTAACCCGGGGTATTACCTGGAACGACGGATTCCACAGTGGCTGCTGCAGGGGCGGTGA
- a CDS encoding M16 family metallopeptidase gives MHDATRSEPTQAGAGLIPEQFSSTHGLDLNQTEQLSKHVQHWHTETGTAVRFVPSHELALVDLVLDFKAGRTQDGDTPGLAALTLYTLDEGTQAMDAQQFNERLDSLGVNVEKRLRAEYASVSLRSLADREVLAPAVDLLIAMVAQPALSDAAVERIRRQVSTAQAGQDASPRPRIRHETFQHLFKGHPYAHAMGATQAGLEAVTGDAVRTFHKRAYSATNLQISLVGDLSRPQAEALAERICRALPQGWAAVDAEPLPAPEAEIIHVEQAGISNTVLLALPLPLLPDAPGYPALVLANQVLGVGLESRLMQVLRQQRGLTYDVRSTLVPLQAGGILAIEWEIDARYNDASQTLVTDVLRQFIVDGPTQSELVLARQQLAGQRLREVARNQSLAQLLAQMGRQGLADDHLSTYVDNLTRLTAQEVRHALRHLDLEAIVAVSTGPSQDQAPLPPLPTADQ, from the coding sequence ATGCATGACGCCACTCGCAGCGAACCGACCCAGGCCGGCGCGGGCCTGATCCCCGAGCAGTTCAGCTCGACCCACGGCCTTGACCTGAACCAGACCGAACAGCTCAGCAAGCACGTACAGCACTGGCACACCGAGACAGGGACAGCCGTCAGGTTCGTGCCGAGCCATGAGCTTGCGCTGGTCGACCTGGTGCTGGATTTCAAGGCAGGTCGGACACAGGATGGCGACACCCCGGGGCTGGCCGCACTGACGCTCTACACCCTGGACGAAGGTACCCAGGCAATGGATGCCCAGCAGTTCAACGAGCGCCTCGATAGCCTTGGCGTCAACGTCGAAAAGCGGCTGCGCGCCGAATATGCAAGCGTGAGCCTGCGCAGCCTGGCCGACCGCGAGGTGCTGGCGCCAGCGGTCGACCTGCTGATCGCGATGGTGGCGCAACCGGCGTTGAGCGACGCGGCCGTGGAGCGTATCAGGCGCCAGGTTTCGACAGCGCAGGCTGGGCAAGATGCATCGCCGCGACCGCGTATTCGCCACGAAACCTTCCAGCACCTGTTCAAGGGCCACCCCTACGCCCACGCCATGGGCGCCACGCAAGCAGGGCTTGAGGCGGTGACAGGCGACGCGGTCAGGACCTTCCACAAACGAGCCTACAGCGCCACCAACCTGCAGATCTCGCTGGTTGGCGACCTGTCCAGGCCCCAGGCCGAGGCCCTGGCCGAGCGTATCTGTCGGGCCCTGCCACAAGGCTGGGCGGCAGTCGATGCCGAGCCATTGCCGGCACCAGAGGCGGAAATCATCCACGTGGAACAAGCCGGCATCAGTAACACCGTGCTGCTGGCGTTGCCCTTGCCGCTGTTGCCGGACGCGCCAGGCTATCCCGCCCTTGTGCTGGCCAACCAGGTGCTTGGCGTCGGGCTCGAGTCACGGTTGATGCAAGTGCTGCGTCAGCAGCGCGGGCTGACCTACGATGTGCGGTCCACCTTGGTTCCCTTGCAGGCCGGCGGAATACTGGCCATCGAGTGGGAGATCGACGCGCGCTACAACGACGCGTCCCAAACGCTGGTGACCGATGTGCTCAGGCAATTCATCGTCGACGGCCCAACCCAGTCGGAACTGGTTCTGGCCCGCCAGCAACTGGCCGGCCAGCGATTGCGCGAGGTCGCTCGCAACCAGTCGCTGGCCCAGTTGCTGGCCCAGATGGGGCGCCAGGGCTTGGCGGATGACCATCTGTCCACGTACGTCGACAACCTCACCCGCCTCACGGCACAAGAGGTTCGCCACGCATTGCGCCATCTTGACCTCGAGGCCATCGTCGCGGTGAGTACCGGGCCCTCGCAGGACCAGGCCCCCCTGCCGCCTTTGCCGACAGCCGACCAATAG
- a CDS encoding M16 family metallopeptidase: MPALSPPAAATSALQHFTLDNGLTVYLREDHRAPLACAQLWYHVGASHEPNGQSGLSHLLEHMMFEGSSKLAPGQYSRLISRLGGTSGAYTSHDATYFPATLPASRLEVALEAMADAMASATLGEEPFTRELAVVMAERRSQVDNSPLGLAYERHLTLAHGTSPYATPVIGHREDLAQMTTHAIRAWHRQWYRPNNATLVVVGDTTLARLKSMVLRHFNAIPAQPMPPVVRPGTPAVLSPREQTLTQPGLRNGLLISFNTASLTTATVPEQAHALRLICHLLAEGNSSRLIRRLVTEQEQLLGVRAQYDHLSRGDGLWTLTAYTSPGTSVHAAGQRVLEQIALLQESPPTAQELKRARIRLLAQQAFTGDDIEKQAQVIGEAAASGFDPQRLGQEKHLVEHISAEQLQAAAKTWLTPERMTITYLQRKEHAHA; encoded by the coding sequence ATGCCCGCCCTTTCTCCGCCAGCGGCTGCCACGTCAGCGCTGCAGCACTTCACCCTCGACAACGGCCTTACGGTGTACCTGCGCGAGGACCATCGCGCCCCGCTGGCCTGCGCCCAATTGTGGTATCACGTGGGCGCCAGCCATGAACCCAACGGCCAGTCCGGGCTCTCTCACCTGCTGGAACACATGATGTTCGAAGGCAGCAGCAAACTCGCCCCCGGCCAGTATTCGCGCCTGATCAGCCGCCTGGGTGGTACATCCGGCGCCTATACCAGCCACGACGCCACCTACTTCCCCGCGACCCTGCCCGCCTCACGCCTGGAGGTTGCCCTGGAAGCCATGGCCGACGCCATGGCCAGCGCGACACTGGGCGAAGAGCCCTTTACCCGTGAGCTGGCCGTGGTCATGGCCGAACGGCGCTCCCAGGTCGACAACTCGCCTTTGGGCTTGGCGTACGAACGTCATCTGACCCTGGCCCATGGCACCAGCCCCTATGCGACCCCTGTGATCGGCCACCGCGAAGACCTTGCGCAAATGACCACGCACGCCATCCGCGCCTGGCATCGCCAATGGTACCGGCCGAACAACGCAACCCTGGTGGTGGTCGGCGACACCACCTTGGCGCGATTGAAAAGCATGGTGTTGCGCCATTTCAATGCCATCCCGGCGCAGCCGATGCCGCCCGTGGTTCGCCCTGGAACACCCGCCGTACTCTCCCCCCGCGAGCAGACGCTGACCCAACCGGGCCTGCGCAATGGCCTGTTGATCAGCTTCAACACCGCCAGCCTGACGACCGCCACAGTCCCTGAGCAGGCCCACGCACTGCGGCTGATCTGCCATTTGCTGGCCGAAGGCAACAGTTCGCGCCTGATCCGCCGACTGGTCACCGAGCAAGAGCAATTGCTGGGCGTGCGTGCGCAGTACGACCATCTGAGTCGCGGTGACGGTCTATGGACCCTGACTGCCTATACCTCGCCTGGAACCAGCGTGCATGCCGCCGGCCAGCGGGTACTGGAGCAGATCGCCCTGTTGCAGGAAAGCCCTCCCACAGCGCAGGAACTCAAGCGCGCACGGATTCGCCTGCTCGCCCAGCAGGCCTTCACCGGCGACGACATCGAGAAACAGGCACAGGTCATTGGCGAAGCCGCCGCCAGCGGGTTTGACCCACAACGGCTGGGCCAGGAAAAACACTTGGTCGAACACATCAGCGCCGAGCAGTTGCAAGCGGCTGCGAAAACCTGGCTAACCCCCGAGCGCATGACCATCACTTACCTGCAACGCAAGGAGCACGCCCATGCATGA